Below is a window of Candidatus Baltobacteraceae bacterium DNA.
CTCCCAATGGTGCGGCTTGATGTTTCCGCGACGCATGTCGTGCATGCTGATCTCGGCCTCGGCGCAGATCAAACGCTGGATGAGTTCGTCATTCGACATTTCCAGCGAGAAGAACGCGATGGGGTCGCTCTCTTCACGTGCGGCCGCCACCGCCATGTTCAGGGCGAACGACGTCTTGCCCATGCCGGGGCGAGCGGCCAAGATGATGAAGTTGCCCGGCTGGAAGCCCGTCGTCATCTCGTCGATGTCGCGAAAGCCCGAAGTCAGGCCGGTCCGGCCGCCCCGGCTGTGAAAGAGCTTGTCGATCTGCTCGAAGGCCGGCTTGAGCAGGCGATTGACCGGCACGAACTCGCCGTGCAGTTGCCGGCGGCCCACATCGTAAACGATCTGCTCGGAGCGATCGAGCGCGCCGACCACATCTTCTTCGTTTTCGAAGCCGATCTGCGAGATCTGCGTTCCGGCGTGAATCAGCCCGCGCAGCACGGCTTTTTCGCGCACGATCTTTGCATAGTACGCCGCCGATGCCGCCGTTTGCACGGTGTCCATGAGCGAGGTGACGTATGCGAGGCCGCCCACGCGCTCGAGCAAATCGCGCTGTTTGAGTTCCTCCGCCAGCGTGATCTTATCGAGCGGTTCGCCGCGATCGAACAAATGCTGCAGCGCGGAGTAGATCGTCTCGTGTACGTGCGCGTAGAAATCTTCGGGCTGCACGATCTCGGCGACGATACCCATGATATCGCGATCGACGAGGATCGATCCGAGCAGGGCCATCTCCGCCTCGAGATTTTGAGGCGGAATTCGGTCCATGACCGGAAGATGCGAAACGCTCATGCTCGCAACGAGTTGCGCCGCGCACGCGACGGGAGCCTTGTGGATTTCTTGTGGAGATCCAGGGCACGGAACGCTTGCTCTACCGATGTGACCGCGATCACCTCGATTCCGGCGAGTGCCGCGTCGATTTCGCGCACGTTTTCCTTCGGAACCACGATGGCGCGCATCCCCGCTTGACGCGCCGCGTAGAGTTTTTCGATGATGCCCCCGACCGGGCGCACTTTGCCTTGAATCGAGAGTTCGCCGGTAATCGCGATATCTTGCGGCAGCGGCGTCTTGGTCAGCGCGGAGTACAGTCCCAGAAAGATCGCGAGGCCGGCCGACGGACCGTCGATGTTGCCGCCGCCGATCACGTTGATGTGCAAGTCGTAGTTGGCGGTGTCGAGTCCGGCTTCGGCGCGCAAAACCGCTGCGGCATTGAAGACGCTGTCTTTGGCCATCGTGCCTGCGGCGTCGTTAAAGCGCACGGTGCCTTTGCCGTTTTGGGCGGCCGGGAACGCGACGGCCTCGATCTCGATGATGCTGCCGAGATAGTGCAGTACGCCCAGGCCGAACGTCTTGCCGATCTCCCGCACGCTGCGGGCTTTCACGATCGTGTGCTGCACTAAACGGCTGGACTGCACGACCGCTCGCACGTCGTCTTCCGTGAGCGTAACCGCACCTTTTTCGTTGGCCCGATACAGTGCTTGCCCGTATGCGTCGGCCACGATCTGCACGGCTTTGCGGCCCTCGATGGTATAGGATGCGATGAGCGCCGGAACGCCGCGGGCCGCCTTCGCGCTCAAACGTTTGACCGCGCCCGTCACGATCGAAACGATCTGCGCTTGCGTGAGCGGCTCGAAGTAGACGGCCGCGCAGCGCGAGCGAATGGCGGCATCGATATCTTCGGGCTCGCGCGTCGTCGCGCCGATCAAAATGAAATCGGCCGGCGCGCCGTCGGCAAACAGTTTTTTAATGTACGCGGGAATGTTCGGCGAGGACTCGTCGTAGTACGACGATTCGAACGCGACGCGCTTATCTTCGAGCACTTTGAGCAGCCGCGTCTGCAGCGGGGCGTCCATCTCGCCGATCTCGTCGATGAAAAGTACGCCGCCGTGCGCCCGCGTCACCAGGCCGAGCTTGGGCTCGGGAATGCCGGAGTCGGCGAACTCGCGCCGGCTGCCCTGGTAGATCGGATCGTGAACGCTGCCGAGCAGCGGATTGGTCGTCTCGCGCGGATCCCAGCGCAACGTGGTGCCGCTGGCTTCCACGAACGGCGCCTCTTTCGCAAACGGCGTGTAGGCACGCCCCTTGGCGACTTCGAGCGCCAGCCGCGCGACGGTCGTTTTGCCGACGCCGGGCGGTCCGTACAAAATAACGTGCTGCGGATAGGGCGAGGAAATTTTTGCGAGCAGCGAGCGGATCGCCGCCTCCTGTCCCACGATCTCTTTGAGCGATTGCGGGCGCAGCAACTGCAGCGCCGATGCGGTGAGGCCGCGGCGTTCGAGCGCTTCGAGATCCTCGAGCTTGCGCTGCGTCGAGGGCGTCTCGGGGCCCGTATCTTCACGCAGCGCTTCCATCTTGAGATCCTTGAGGTACTCTTGATGGCGCTCGATCATCTTGGAATTGATCTTGCGCTCGATCGCATCTTCCACGTTGCGTTGGGCGATCAGATCGGCCAGCTGTTCTTCGATCTCGCCGATCACGCGCCGAAAATGAGCGCGGCCAGTGACGCGCTCGAGCGTGGGATCTTCGAAGACCAGGCGCTGCAGCGCGCAGATGCGGTCGGGCAGGGTCTGCGACCGCATCATTTTGAGCGCGTTCATTTTGCCGGCTCGCAGCACGAGCTTATCGGCGCCGATCGCACCGGCAAAGACGTCGTAAAGGGCCGCCACATAGCGGCTCATCTCGTCTTCGCTGCTGAATTTGCGGCGAAAGCGATTGACGTACGGATTCTCGCCTACAGAAGCCAATGTTTCAACCCGCCTGCATGGCCGCAGGGCCTCTTTACTGTGACTGTGCCGAGACGACGGTGACGGAGGTCTTAGCGACGATATTCTTGCCGAGACGAATCTCGACCGGATAGGTGCCGAGCGCTTTGATCGAACTCTTGATCTCGATCTTGTGTTTGTCGACCGAGACGGAGAACGCGTGTGCGATCGCATCGGCAACGTCGGCGTTGGTCACCGCGCCGAACAGCTTGCCGTTACCGCCGGCTTTGGCGCTGACCGAGACCGGCTTGCTCTCTAACAATGTCGCAAGCTCTTTCGTTTCGGCGAGAGCCTGCGCGTCGCGTCTATTCTGCGCTTTTTTCTGGTCGTTGAGAATGGCAAGTGCGCCCTTGCTCGCCTCGGTCGCGAGGTTGCGCGGCAACAAAAAGTTGCGCGCGTATCCCTCGGCGACGTCGACGACCGCACCTTGCTTGCCGAGCGGTTTGATATCGTCTAGGAGAATGACTTTCAAGGAAGTTTACTCCGTTACGAACGGAAGAAATGCGATGACGCGCGCTCGCTTGACGGCAACGGTGAGCAGACGCTGGTGCTTCGCGCAGTTTCCGGAGATACGACGGGGCAGAATCTTTCCGCGCTCCGAGACGTATTTCTTGAGCCGGCCAACATCTTTATAGTTGATGTCGATCGCCTTATCGGCGCAGAACGTACACGGCTTCTTCTTGGTGCGGCGCTCTTTGGGCGCACGCTTGGTCTTAGGTTTGGTCGCCATAGTGGTCCTTTCACTAGGTGGTTGACGGTCGTGTCGCGCCTGTTAGGCCGCGCAAGACCCTAGCGAAGTGCCCTCGCTGCCCGAGGCCACTACCAGGCAAAAGCGCCTGGATTTTGACAGAAACAAAGCTCCCCGAGCCCAGCGGCCTCGGAGAACCGCGCTCATAATAGCACGACTGGGGCAGCTATTCTACCCCAAGGGTGGCACCCACGAGTGCCAGCTGTCCGGCACTCTCACGGCCCCCGGGTAAGCGAGCGTGGGTAAGGGGCGACTCGTCTGCTTCTTTTCGCTGCGGAACTTCGCGCGAATTCATTTCGTTTTCAAACACGTTGCGTTCGATGTTTCGATTCGCATTCTAAGCGAATTCACAGTATACGAACTGCTCGATATTCGCATGACTGCAAGTTTTTTTGGGTAGGTACGTTCTCTGTGAATGTGAAGATGTTAAACAAGGTACCGGAAGTCACGATCTATTTCTGGATCATCAAAGTTTTGGCTACGACCGTCGGCGAGACGGCGGCAGACTACTTATCGACGACGCTGCATCTCGGATTGGTGAATACGTCGTACGTGATGAGCGGTCTATTCTTGATCGGCCTGTTCGTTCAACTGAAATTCAAGAGCTACGTACCGGCAATCTATTGGACCGTCGTGGTACTCATCAGCATCGTCGGTACGCTCATTTCAGATAATCTCGTCGACAATCTCGGCGTAACGCTG
It encodes the following:
- the dnaB gene encoding replicative DNA helicase; translated protein: MSVSHLPVMDRIPPQNLEAEMALLGSILVDRDIMGIVAEIVQPEDFYAHVHETIYSALQHLFDRGEPLDKITLAEELKQRDLLERVGGLAYVTSLMDTVQTAASAAYYAKIVREKAVLRGLIHAGTQISQIGFENEEDVVGALDRSEQIVYDVGRRQLHGEFVPVNRLLKPAFEQIDKLFHSRGGRTGLTSGFRDIDEMTTGFQPGNFIILAARPGMGKTSFALNMAVAAAREESDPIAFFSLEMSNDELIQRLICAEAEISMHDMRRGNIKPHHWEKISDAMGALNELPIYLDDSGGLSISDIRSRCRRLKSSQGLSAVFIDYLQLLHPSVLTKSSNRNEELSDICRTLKTTAKDLGVPIFALAQLNRGVESRTDKRPMLSDLRDSGSLEQEADMVAFLFREGYYNKEMPEPDLTEFIIAKHRNGPTGSVKLRFRSEFTLFVPYADESHFPTAQ
- the lonC gene encoding Lon family ATP-dependent protease, with the protein product MASVGENPYVNRFRRKFSSEDEMSRYVAALYDVFAGAIGADKLVLRAGKMNALKMMRSQTLPDRICALQRLVFEDPTLERVTGRAHFRRVIGEIEEQLADLIAQRNVEDAIERKINSKMIERHQEYLKDLKMEALREDTGPETPSTQRKLEDLEALERRGLTASALQLLRPQSLKEIVGQEAAIRSLLAKISSPYPQHVILYGPPGVGKTTVARLALEVAKGRAYTPFAKEAPFVEASGTTLRWDPRETTNPLLGSVHDPIYQGSRREFADSGIPEPKLGLVTRAHGGVLFIDEIGEMDAPLQTRLLKVLEDKRVAFESSYYDESSPNIPAYIKKLFADGAPADFILIGATTREPEDIDAAIRSRCAAVYFEPLTQAQIVSIVTGAVKRLSAKAARGVPALIASYTIEGRKAVQIVADAYGQALYRANEKGAVTLTEDDVRAVVQSSRLVQHTIVKARSVREIGKTFGLGVLHYLGSIIEIEAVAFPAAQNGKGTVRFNDAAGTMAKDSVFNAAAVLRAEAGLDTANYDLHINVIGGGNIDGPSAGLAIFLGLYSALTKTPLPQDIAITGELSIQGKVRPVGGIIEKLYAARQAGMRAIVVPKENVREIDAALAGIEVIAVTSVEQAFRALDLHKKSTRLPSRARRNSLRA
- the rplI gene encoding 50S ribosomal protein L9; translation: MKVILLDDIKPLGKQGAVVDVAEGYARNFLLPRNLATEASKGALAILNDQKKAQNRRDAQALAETKELATLLESKPVSVSAKAGGNGKLFGAVTNADVADAIAHAFSVSVDKHKIEIKSSIKALGTYPVEIRLGKNIVAKTSVTVVSAQSQ
- the rpsR gene encoding 30S ribosomal protein S18; its protein translation is MATKPKTKRAPKERRTKKKPCTFCADKAIDINYKDVGRLKKYVSERGKILPRRISGNCAKHQRLLTVAVKRARVIAFLPFVTE